The Enoplosus armatus isolate fEnoArm2 chromosome 5, fEnoArm2.hap1, whole genome shotgun sequence genome contains the following window.
ACCTTACATGCACAGcctacacatgtacacacttcAGGGATATTTTTCTagttattaaaaatgtgttatttttgctTAGTGAATTCCTTTGCTCAGTCATTTTTcccattttacacatttctgtttagCATGCGTGTCGATAACACACCACCGTTGATGGTGGTGATGGCAATTGCTATGGTCGTAGCAGTAGttgtagtaacagtagtaataATAGTACTAATAGTTGTGGACAGAGCTGTAGTAACACCACTCCTACTGTTAGTAGTATTAATATTTAGTTGCAGAcacagtaatagtagtagtattgCAAGCAGCTGTAAAAAACTGCTACTGTGACATACGTAGCTGTGCCAAAGCAATAGTGAAACTGAAAATCTTAGTCATTTTAGGACCAGTAACACTGCTTAAAATACGACCTGGAGGCAACAGAGGTAGGAATTCAATTGTAGATGCTAATAGCGGACTTTGAGAGAGAGGTTTCAGTAACATCCGGTAGCAACAGGGCTATCAATACGAGCAGCAGTTAATATTACTCTCAGTAGTAGTATACAGTAGTAATGGCTAGTAGCAGATGTAGACTGTAACAGGGATAGTGATAGGCCTATCTATTAGTATAATTCtagtacagtagtagtagcCGGATACAATTTCGCCTACACAATCTATTCGCTCCTCGTTACAATGTATCCTCCTTATTAGCGCTTTCCTTTCCAATGCGCATGCGCGTACGGCGGTTCGCGGTTGCGCCAACTGGTAGAGGATGTTGCTAGCAGCCAGTGTAGATGCACAGCCTTTTtcacaacaataacatcaaCCAAATTTGCATCTCCACATACCCGATTTGAGGATTATACATTCCGAACGCTGTCGGAAACCGTGCATTAGACCGCTCCACGCCGAATTTCCTTCCGTATTTTTTGGCTACATCTTCTGTTGACAATGGGAGCGGAGGGGTTTGCAGATTTACAAGGCTCCTTTTTGCAGGAGCAGAAACAAGAATCATGGCTGGCCAGCTAGGCCGCAGATGGATTTTGGAGCTAACAACAACAGTCTATTGATATTGAATACTTTATGTAGGCTTGGCGTAGCACATAAAAAGTCGCGCTAAGTAGCCATTGTTTTAATTACTCGGTTATCGTTgatttttgctgtcttttttggGCCCACAACATAAGCTAGTGAGCCCGCTAGCTTCGCAACCTTGAGTGGTTGACGTCTTGCCTTCGTAGTTAGCACCCTTAACCAGCCAACGATAGCTAGCATCGCTTGGCCAGCCATCCGTTGGTCCAAAACATTTGGGAAAAGAAATTTATTGCGGGATTTAGTCTCATATTGGTGTGCCTGCTTGGCATTTGTACCGTAAATTCCTTGTGCAACGTCTGCTCCTGGATGAATGTGGGACAAAATGGAGACCCCGACGATTGTGTACGATTTGGATACCTCTGGGGGCTTAATGGAGGTAAGGTTGCTGTGCTCGGAGGccttaattaaatgaaatattaccTTTTTTGCTAatgctttaatgtgttttccatTGTTTTAATTGCCGTTATCGTCAGACTACCATAGCCTGCTGTCAAGCATTTCTCGGCTAGCTAACTTAACTAATAGTTTGGGTTGATAATGGAGGCCACAAGTTAACGTTGCCGCTCTCCCCAAGCTTAGCATGGAAAGAAACAGCGGGCTTAAAGCTGCATATTTTCCAACTCTGTCAACTAACATTAACTGTCAGATAGGGCAGTCGTGACCTCATACTAAACAGCAGAACAACTTTTACAGCAAATCCAAACACTGCTGGCGCCCCCGAAGTCCGAGGAGGTAGAGAAGAGGAGTCGGAAGTTGGTGAGAGACGTCCGGAGGAGCGGCAGGGCCACCAACCACGACACCTGCGATAGTTGCCGGGAGGGGGGAGACTTGTTGTGCTGTGACCACTGTCCTGCAGCCTTCCACCTCCAATGCTGGTAAGTTACAGTTATTTGAACAAAAGAGGCAGAACGCACAGGGACAAGTAATGCAAACATCAATGCATACTAAGTGTATGTAAGTGTAGAGACGGCAACTTTGAGTCTCCGTTAGCTGCATGCATAAATTAGATGCTGGATGCTAACCTAAGCTAGGGTTGTTTCCCTGATGAAGTTACGTTATGCTGTCCGCGATGTTTCAGATACGAGCATATGCCATTTCACTGTAAGTATGTGAATTAAATTCTGCCCCCGATAGCGTTAAACGTGATGGAAATAAAGAGATTTAACCAGTCGTTCTTGTTCAGCACATATTTGATCAATAAATCCGCTGTTATTTCAATGAAATTTCAACGGCAGCCATCGGTGGTTTCCCTCATATTCGCACTTTATTCTCCCATACATCTGAGCCGAGGAGGGCGGTAGTGAGGCTTGTGTAGCACTTCGAAAAGTTGATATGCCGAATTCACCAACATACGTTACGAGATTAAACGTATATTTGGTATATCTAAAGGCGAGTGAACATTAAACCAGAGCTTTATTGAACGCAGTTTGATGATCAAAGAGAACAACTGCTAATTTGATCTATGCTGGTGTTGAGTGATTTAAAGTAACCGTTATGTTTCCTCACTCTTTGGAGAATATGTACTGTTAGATATGTGGTGTATTGTTAGATATGGTCGGACGTGTAATTGCAGAGTTTTTGCAGTATCCGAAAGGGCATATTAATAAGACGTACAGGGGCTAAAACGAAACATGTAACTGCAGCCTTCTCTGAAAGTGGCTAGCGTTAGCTTGCAGTCAGTCCTCCCCTCCTGTCGCGGCTGCTGCCAGTGAAACCGCTGCTGCTAAAAATGGAGTCGAGACCGCCTCTGTTTACAATATGGCGACCtcactgctctctttttctattCCACCGCCATCTTAccaagctttttaaaaaacagctttgagaagaggaaaaaaaaaaagccttcatAAACAACATGGAcgaaatgttttgtcatttgccGAGATGGAGCGGCGGCATGGCAGTGTTTATTGTGGACACGTTGCAAAGGTCGCCCCATTGTAGCATTTGTCCGGTGCCGCTTTGCATGGCTCTCAGATGCTTGCATGATTATTTTAACTTAGGCATTTGGAAGAGTTGAGTTCAGACTGTCACTTGGAAACGACCAAACAGAAACGTTATATCCATATATGGGCAGGCCTGCGAATGGCCTCACAATTTGTAGTGAAATCATAGCACTGCATATTGGGAAAGAAACTTGCTGCATTGTGTGTTCTCTTAAAGGCAGTATTACACAGGGTCGCTTGACGTTTGATCATCTTTGCTTGTGAATGGGAGAAGTTAGGCTGTATGTTATAGTCCTGGCTTCAAGTATGTCCTCCCTGTTATGAATTAACCATAATATTGCCCTCCTTGACTCACTGTTGTTCTGTCAACCACTTGCACATAGGCCCCTTTACCatgacatcattaaaaaaaaaaagaaaaatcagttgTTAGTCTGagcatgttttactttgaataATGGGTGACGTTTGCTATGGTGATTTAACTGGAGACTGGGTAATTATTGTCGTTATGTATAGTTAATtggaatattttgaatattttctcaTGGACAATTCATGTCTCAGCTGTTGTGATACGTATGTAAACAAATTGGAAATTGAGATTACTTTGCACATCATTATCGGGCATTTTCTTGATTGTAATGCAATTATCAGTCCTCTagatggaggcagagggagTTAAGTTTACTAAGTTAGTGGTAACTGgtttaaatgcttttattttgtaattttgaatgtgtatgtaaatataatttaaatgattATATGCTTTTAGTAATGCTGGAATATTAGACTAACTATGTGGGGAATATGGTTGTAACCAATAAGAAAATAGATAACCTGAATAGCCTTGAATATAAAATTATGGTTAAttctttaaattattattattttttataaaacattttcttcctcacaTGAAATTAGACAACATAATTGTGAAGCATAATATACTGCATAGATGGATGTTAGATGATACAGTCATTATCAACCTGATGACTGATGATCACGTTTTATCTTCTTCAGTAACCCACCTCTAAGTGAAGAAATGCTTCCCCCAGGGGAATGGATGTGTCATCGCTGCAATGTTAGAAAAAAGGTGAGTGACAGTTCTTCATTTCACACCCAATCCTCCACAAATTTTACATTTATGCTGCTGTTGAAATTCAGGGAACAGTATTTGTATGCTATACGGACTGAAATCTGTCTTTTGGTCTTTGTTCACTACCGTCAGAAGCGAGAGCAGAAGTCAGAACAGACCAATGGCCTGCCGGAGAGGTCCTCGTCTAAGCGCTCTGCGTCCCCGGCCGTGGAGCTAGAGCTCAATGCTGGCCCACTGCGGCTCGATGGCCTGCCTCCAGGGGCCGGAGCAGCGGGGCCTGGTCTACGAGTGGCCCAGGTACGCCTCTTGGACCGCAGAACCAGCAGCAGGCCGAGCAGCCGGCCCGGGACGCCCACTTCCAACACTTCATCCACCCCAACCCCCTCAGAGGAGCAGAAcgatggggaggaggaggcagcagagccTGAGGATGAAGTTCAGGGCGCAGAGCTCGAGGGAGCTACACTATCTGTTCCGACGCCACGCCTCCTCAAGAGGCCTTTTCAGCTGCTAATAGCAGCCGCTATGGAGAGAAACCCTACGCAGTTCCAGCTACCCAGTGAACTCACTTGCACCACTGCACTGCCAGGTCAGTCAGTCATAATGAGTTCTTAAACTTTCACTGTGAAATGATACTGTATTTAATTCAATTAGTCAAATGTTaaggtgaagaaaaaaataccTAACTTACTTCAGGGTTGGGGAAAAATGGCTCTTCACAATGTCAGCCTGTCATAGTTCGTCTTGTTTttggtgtatttctgtgtaCTCCTATCGATTACAAACCAAATATAGATGTAATCTGGAGCATTAACAAGCCCAGATATTCCAGCCCATCTATAACtgagtttgacatttgacatgcTTAGATATCTCAAACATCATAGTAAATATTCCGTTTTGTTGATGGTGTAACAACAGGCAGATTTTGGTTTCAGAAACATTTCTGGTAACCTATTTTTGGGTCCCAAATTACTAATGACTCCCAACAGTTAGCCAAGTTGTTGCCAAGTTGTCCTGTGAAtctgaggttttgttttttttattgtcatgctcttgaaaataaaaaaacaaaaactcacattcacaggacaacagaaaaaaagctccAAATAGGTTTTATAGAAATGGCAATAAATTGTGGCCCATTGTTGGATCCAGAGCCCAAGGTTGAGAAACACCCCTTCTTGGTGCAAGTCTGACATTCCAGACTAGAAGTAGATGAGGCAATTTGTGGAATATAAGTACTGCACCTTGCTTACAAAGTGTGGAGTGAATTGAGCATGTCAGATTTTTGACTCATTACAGCATAGGGATATCTGTTTTGGATTGTTTCTCAAATGCTCCTATCTTGTTTGGATTTCTAGGCAGTAGTAAacggagaagaaaagaggagctACTGGGAAAGCCATTCAGGAGGCCTCAGCATGAGCTGGATTCCAATGGTCTGGTCCCTCTACCAGTCAAAGTCTGCTTTTCATGCAACAGGTTAGTACTACCAGATGACAGGATATACAAAGATGTACACGTAGACCTGAAACGTTTCATTTCTTGTActgattttgttgtatttcctcTCACAGGAGTTGCAGGTTGGCTCCACTCATCCAGTGTGACTATTGTCCCCTTCTGTTCCACATGGACTGCCTGGACCCTCCACTCACAGCTTTACCTGCTGGCAAATGGATGTGTCCAAACCATGTTGAGCACTTAGTGGTAAGAGTCATGGCCTTTGCTCAGAGTAAAACTAActtcattcttgtttttatttatttatttatttagtctcAGCCAAGGTGGTGCAACAGAATGATTActtttccatttcaaatgtttgtctgATGAACAGCTGAATCAGAGGAGCCTGAGCCTGTCCAGCCGTTGTCAGCTTTTTGACCAGTTCCAGGACAGGATGTCCCAGCATGCCGTCAAGTTGGACTTCCTGCGTAGAGTTCATAGGCAGAACGCACCCAACCGGCGCACCACCCACCAGCACAACAAGAGGACCATTAAGGTAGACTGGCTGCCTCAATGTGAGGGCTTAGACAGCCTAATGGTAGCATATTGTATTCTGTCTTCAGTGTTTCTTCAGGGGGCTAGGCTTGTTAGTGGTGTcctaaatgtttttgtgtggtCAGCTCTGAATTGCTAAGACAGGACAATGGTGCACAGATAATGGGAAGATTTATGCAATAACTGAGATTCTAATCTTTTACAAGATTTTCATTCAGAGACATATGAGAATATGTTAGGAACATTGATGTTAAAGTGATGAAGTTATTTCTAACAATCACTGTTTGGACTCAGGTGCCAGATGCCATCAAGTCCCAGTACCAGAATCCTCCCCCCATGCTGGTTCCTGCAGGGGTGCGACAGTTGGAGTTGGTTTGTAGCGGCGTTCCCGACCATCAGCCCTCAAAGCACCTCACCACAGAGGCTGAGCAGCAGGAGGTAGGCAAAAGAAAAGCCATTCTTAAAGCTATTACAACAGCATCACTCAATTTACGCAGTTTGTCTAATATGTAATTTGAAATCAGTCTAATAATAGTCACCTGCAACAATGGCTTGTATCCTGCATGCTCTGTATACAAAGATATGTGATTCAATGAATTTGGCAAGTGTATTTACGAGTCACTGATAGTTACTGCCTGGTccttgagtaaaaaaaaaagtcagaactAATGTGGATTGTCGGCTGGTATGTGGAATAACAGAGGAAGAGGCATTCTTGCTTATTTTTTCTCTGCAAGAACGGTCATACAAGTTAATCCAATTGTGATATTAACAGCGATGCGGCTCAAAGGTGCATTGAATGATTGGTGGGGTTTGCTGGATGCAGCTCCTCTCGGACTAAATTATACTTTGACACATAGAAGTGGCTGCATTTTATCGAAAGCgcttttaaaaggtttttcctgctcgttcacacacacactcacacacaccaatggcagcgagctaccacGCAGGGTGCCCACCATCGGCGGCAagttggggttcagtgtcttgcccaaaGACACTTGCCATGTGGACAGGAGGTGGTAGGAATTGAGTCTTGAAGTTTTTTCAAAATATTGCAGCAAAAGGAAAAATCATGATATTTATGTGAAATAGATGTCTCCATCAAATAGGACAGGCTACTAATAAGAATTGATGGTTGCTTTGTATGTTGTAAAACATGGTTTTGCTGTGTTGAACAGTGGCTTCAGGATGTCATCGCCCTCCAGTGCAGCATCATGCGACATCTATCCATCAAGCAGAAGGCTGCATCCACAGCATCTACCTTGTCATCGTCAGAAGAGTGGGTGTCTGAGCAGAAAGCCAGTACTAAATCATGTCCAACATCAGAGGACATGAAAACTCAGGCCTCTTTAGGAAGGACTTCTTCCCCTGATCCCTGCTCGAAGCCCTGCAGTACACCTGATGACCCCCAGGGGGCATCTCTTTCAAGGAGCACCCTAGAGTTGGGTGTTTGTAAATGCAGCATGACACCATGTCAGAACTGTAGGAAACCCAACGGACCTCTAGCAGGGGAGTGTCAGCCTCCCAAAGCCAACGGACCTGTAGACTGTAACAGTGCCTCAGACTCCTGCAGGCaggctgagctgcagcacagactGAAGCCCAGTACAACGTCCCCAGACTCAGCTCCTGCCTCTGGGCTGGTGAACCACATAGGAGCAGAAACGGTTAAAAAGGAGCCTGAGAGCACTACAGAGGCCTGTGCTCAGAAAAACTGCTCCAATGCCCTGATGATATGGCCCCACAGCGGCCAACAGAACCACAGGAGCCAGACAGAGCTCCAGGAGGAGCGCATGAGCAGCGGCGAAAAACCCTCCTACTCCATCACCAGCATTGCCCGCTCAAACACACCACCTAAAGGCAAGCAGGAGCACGACTCAACCAAGCTGGATTCGTCATCACCTATTCCAGGTACACATTCCTGAGCCAATGAATTTCTCACCGCAGAGTGGCTTCCATTTGAGGTTCTCAAGGGATTGCAACTGCAACTGTTTAACATCataacagtttttatttatgaGCGCATAGGACTGCAACGGACgagtttttaatttattgatgaactttttcaaaaatgttttcattctttagtctacaaaatgttttgaaaaagtaCACATCACAAGTTGGCTCTTTTAGAATGCTTAAGTTTTAACTGCATAGCAGCTGTTTGGGAAGAATCGTACCATCATTGCCAGTGAGTACTATTCTTCTCCTTCCGCTGAATATCTCAAGAACAAATTTGCCTTCAGGTATGACACTCTTTCACCTTATTCCTGCTTCATTCTTTCTTTGAAGCTTATTTGTTTGCTATTTGAGACAGCAAAAAACGTTTTTGGTTTATTTCCGGCAACatagaaatgttgtgtttgagaGGCACTAATGCCTCAAGTCAGTGGTCATGTTTGATACACTGCTCTCCACCTTCACTGAGATACTTGTCAGCTCTTTATAGCCGACCATAGCCTTTCCAGCCGTTTCAAGTGTCACATGACAAACCAGTgaacaagagaaacaaatggAGCTGAATGTACTGCAGCTGAAATGAGTcttggggtgtttttttgtacacaaaaacacatttagataGTTTAATAGATTAAAATAGGTTGTTGTACGTAaattgatgaataaataaagttccTATCGAGTCAAATGTCCATGAACAGTCCTCCAGATCAGTAATGTTGTCCCTGCATGTGTTCCCTCCACAGACGTAAAGGCTGGTCCTGGACTGATGGACTCACTGCTGCCCAGCACTCTTTCCTCCATCGCTAACCTGTCCAGCTGCATGAAAGATGGAAAGGATGAGGATGGAGGTCTGTGACAATACTGAACCGTTGTGGTATTGTCAAAGTGTCATGTGTGTGACGAATCAAAGTAACGCATACTAAGGTATAATTACCTTCTAatggttctgtgtgtgtgtgtgtgtgtagggattGAGCTGGACAAACTGGATGCAGAGATGATCAAGACCCTGGCCTGGCAGAGGATCCAGCAGCTCTTCCCCCCCAAACAGCCCAGGACTCCGCCTCCCCCAGCCACCAGTGCTGCCCCCAAAACCCCAACACCCCACCCTGACAGTAAGACAGTAACTTAACTTCCATCACACAGCTATTCAGTCTGTTATTCACATCTTTTCGCGTTAAATGAGTTTGAACGGAATTTCCCTGTCTAGATCTAGAGGCTTTCCCTGAAAGTATTTCTGAAATTTAAAACCTGCACCTCTTCCTAGCAGGTCAGAAGAAGGTGCAGGCCCGAGCTGTCTTCTACCCTCTTACAGGAAAAGGAGGAGCTGTCAGCATGTGCTATAGGACGTTATACATAGGATCTGGTAAGACTTGCTGACTGTATCAGTgacttgattaaaaaaaaattaaaaaaaaattcatcCAGCTGCATTTTGTGGACAAATGACTGTTGTATGTGCCTCTGCAAAGTGGTAGAGATCTTGTTTATTGTGTCATGcattgtggggtttttttaacCCCTGGTGCTGgtattttatttagacaaaagTTCTTTTAGAGCTGCTTCTGTTCAGACCAGAGGTTCCCAATCTTTTTCTTTGACCGCTTGCATACTTTACATGTCTATGAGTTGCAAGCAGTTCCTCGTTCCCATGGAAAGTGGACGGGATCAGGCGGCGGTGACAAAAAGCCTAGTCAAATCCGACAATTTCCAGCCGCCTTCAAagaatatacacacagaaatatttacATCCTGTTAGATCCATCTGTGAAGTTTGCAGACCACGTCAGGATAGCGATGGCTGAAGAACAAAACTAAGAGCCCGTCAGCTctttgatcagacaaaacagacaacatAACCTACACTATCAAGTGAAGtggaaatgccaaaaaaaagaataaatgaaaagttaCAGAAAAAGTTGGAAAATGAACAATCTGTGTAGCAGAATTATGTCTTTCCTATCCTGTTATTGAttttgagaaccactggtttgGTCAACATGTAACAACTTTGGGGGGGTTTgtaggaaaatgtgtttaatatttctTAAAGTAAGGTATCAGAAAAAGTATTGTTGTCGTATCTGTACCTTTAACTTGGGTGTTGCATTGGCAATAATATCAAACAATAGCTGGTGTTGAATTCGAATATGTTGTATtaatgttttctccttttctctggaAGTGTTTTTGAAATGGCATTTAGAGAAACATAAGACCAAAAATCGCAGCAATGTATCTGATATCTATAGAGGTGTAGCGTTGCATAAAACATTTAGTCTTGTATGGGTTAGTGTTAGGGTTTTGAGGGTGTTGAGTTTTGGCCCAAAACTGCCACTCACtatttttctaatgttttttttattattttttttataaaggtGCTGACATGGACGTGTGCCTTACAAACTATGGTCATTGCAACTACATATCGGGGAAACACGCCTGTATTTTCTATGATGAGGTATGGGCTTTTAAACTTCTTCTGTTATTGTACTGTACCACAACCTCTGCCTATTAAACACGTGGAAGTGCTGTTGTCGTTGGACATGGCGTtaatggtttgtgtttgtgtcctcttTTAGAACACCAAGCATTATGAGCTGCTCAACTACAGCGAGCACGGCACCACAGTGGACAACGTCCTCTACTCGTGCGACTTCTCTGAGAAAGCCTCGCCGTCTCCACCCAGCGGCCTGGTGGCCAAAGTCCAAGGCATTATCCGTGAGTACATCTTCATTCTTACACTGTTACACGCAGTTAAGCAGGTATTCATACTGTGTGCAGTTCGGAGGGTCATCACTGAGCAAAGTCTCATCTCACAAGATCAaatttaattttacaaaaaaaacacaattgtgCTACATTCGAAACTGCCTCCAGGTGGCACTCCAAGAATTTTATTCATTCAATCTGGTCTGACTAAACACATCAGTTACTTCACTGTACAGCCAATCATCTTATCTGGGTGTTTACTTTCCATCCAATccagggggggtggggggggcaatGGGCACGGTTGAAACGcacaaggcttttttttttctttttctttttttaaatcactgtagAACAAGGTAGAAACTAGTATAGCATGTGGCTGGACCGTGTATGATCAATGTGCTATATGTTGGTATATTGTTACACTGACAGTTTGTGGTGTGAATTCCTGGATAGTAAATGTTTATCTGGAATGTTCTGTAGTGGTCCCggtaatatttgtttttaaagtgtaCCAGAGTAGAATATCACATGATATGGTGTTAAGCTAGTTTGAGTACAAATGCAGTTGCAAGAACTAATAGTCTAATAACCTATTAACTCCCCCTGCGCTTTCATTCGTTTCTGTCTACAGGATGTCTCTAGTTTTTCTATGGCTCACTCTGTTTGGGGTGCTTTAACAGTGCGTAACCATCGTCTCTGCTtcccacagcagcaggttttatgttgtttttccagtttcattCCCTCATAATGAATATCAGGTATTATACTGTTTCTGTGCCATCTGTGTGCATTTGATGTCCTGTGATGAACCACACCCTGCTTCGCCAACTGTATTGCCACGTGATGACATCATCTGTAATggcataaaaaaagcaaaaaacaaccTGTATCCCCTTTTGTCTTTACTTTTGATGTGCAGCCTTTGCTGtcatttcctccttcctttctaaATTGTAGTGATCGTGCTCACATGTCACAGCCTGTATGGTCTCCAAATGTCTTCCTGTGTTCTCTGTGCAGGTCGCAGTAAGAAGCGCGAGGATGACGAGGGCCCCAACTCAGTGGTGGGTTTGTTGCCGAGTGGTGGAGTGATGAGCAGCCAGCCTCAGGGCAACTCCGAGCTGTTGTGCAGCTGTAAGGCGAGCAGCTCCAGTCTGATCGGAGGCAGCGGGGCGGGCTGGGAGGGCACGGCCCTGCTCCACCATGGCAGCTACATCAAACTGGGCTGCCTCCAGTTTGTCTTCAGCATCACAGAGTTTGCCAGTAAGCAGCCCAAAGAGGAGCAGATCGCCACGCCTGCTGCCAGTTGCACTAGCACCAGCAGTGCGGCCAGCACCACTACCAGCAccacccccacctccatctttacaacaccaccaccaccaccacccaacACTGCCACAGTGAGCAGCCCGTCCAGCCAGGATGAGGCCGACACTGAGACTGTCCCTCCCCACCAAGTGCCCGTACTGCACGCCAACTCTGTTCCATAACCCGCACAGGAAGTCCCGCCCtccctccttttgttttgcacCTTCCAAGTCACAATGAAGGGAAAGCTGCACAGCTGGTTGGTCAACAgggaaaagtttattttttaatttttaatggTTTATATCTTTGCATGAACTTGAAGTATTATTGACAATCTCTTCTGTTTTTGAATGACTGACAGTAACCTTCTGTTGACTTCAGACCGTTAGGACTTTGAGCAAACATGATTTACCTACGCTCAATTTTTCTTTTGCCAGTATGTATGGTGTAACATTATTTTGTCAGTCAGCCCATTTAGcacaaagcttttattttgtagtactgAATTCCATACATTCTAAtttcttttgctgcttttgcACCACAGGTAGCtatatatgtatgaaaa
Protein-coding sequences here:
- the phf12b gene encoding PHD finger protein 12; translated protein: MWDKMETPTIVYDLDTSGGLMEQIQTLLAPPKSEEVEKRSRKLVRDVRRSGRATNHDTCDSCREGGDLLCCDHCPAAFHLQCCNPPLSEEMLPPGEWMCHRCNVRKKKREQKSEQTNGLPERSSSKRSASPAVELELNAGPLRLDGLPPGAGAAGPGLRVAQVRLLDRRTSSRPSSRPGTPTSNTSSTPTPSEEQNDGEEEAAEPEDEVQGAELEGATLSVPTPRLLKRPFQLLIAAAMERNPTQFQLPSELTCTTALPGSSKRRRKEELLGKPFRRPQHELDSNGLVPLPVKVCFSCNRSCRLAPLIQCDYCPLLFHMDCLDPPLTALPAGKWMCPNHVEHLVLNQRSLSLSSRCQLFDQFQDRMSQHAVKLDFLRRVHRQNAPNRRTTHQHNKRTIKVPDAIKSQYQNPPPMLVPAGVRQLELVCSGVPDHQPSKHLTTEAEQQEWLQDVIALQCSIMRHLSIKQKAASTASTLSSSEEWVSEQKASTKSCPTSEDMKTQASLGRTSSPDPCSKPCSTPDDPQGASLSRSTLELGVCKCSMTPCQNCRKPNGPLAGECQPPKANGPVDCNSASDSCRQAELQHRLKPSTTSPDSAPASGLVNHIGAETVKKEPESTTEACAQKNCSNALMIWPHSGQQNHRSQTELQEERMSSGEKPSYSITSIARSNTPPKGKQEHDSTKLDSSSPIPDVKAGPGLMDSLLPSTLSSIANLSSCMKDGKDEDGGIELDKLDAEMIKTLAWQRIQQLFPPKQPRTPPPPATSAAPKTPTPHPDSQKKVQARAVFYPLTGKGGAVSMCYRTLYIGSGADMDVCLTNYGHCNYISGKHACIFYDENTKHYELLNYSEHGTTVDNVLYSCDFSEKASPSPPSGLVAKVQGIIRRSKKREDDEGPNSVVGLLPSGGVMSSQPQGNSELLCSCKASSSSLIGGSGAGWEGTALLHHGSYIKLGCLQFVFSITEFASKQPKEEQIATPAASCTSTSSAASTTTSTTPTSIFTTPPPPPPNTATVSSPSSQDEADTETVPPHQVPVLHANSVP